The proteins below are encoded in one region of Saccopteryx leptura isolate mSacLep1 chromosome 1, mSacLep1_pri_phased_curated, whole genome shotgun sequence:
- the FADS1 gene encoding acyl-CoA (8-3)-desaturase isoform X1 codes for MAPETAAQGPTPRYFTWDEVAQRSGREKERWLVIERKVYNISEFTRRHPGGSRVISHYAGQDATDPFVAFHINKGLVRKYMSSLLIGELSPEQPSFEPTKNKELTDEFRELRTTVEQMGLMKANHVFFLLYLLHILLLDVAAWLTLRVFGTSFVPFVLCAVLLSTVQAQAGWLQHDFGHLSVFSTSTWNHLLHHFVIGHLKGAPASWWNHMHFQHHAKPNCFRKDPDINMHPFFFALGKILSVELGKQKKKYMPYNHQHKYFFLIGPPALLPLYFQWYIFYFVIQRKKWVDLAWMLTFYIRVFLTYGPLLGVRGLLGLFFMVRFLESNWFVWVTQMNHIPMHIDHDRNRDWVSTQLQATCNVHKSAFNDWFSGHLNFQIEHHLFPTMPRHNYHKVAPLVQSLCAKHGIEYQSKSLLSAFADIVHSLKESGQLWLDAYLHQ; via the exons ATGGCTCCCGAGACCGCTGCCCAGGGGCCGACCCCGCGCTACTTCACCTGGGACGAAGTGGCGCAGCGCTCCGGGCGCGAGAAGGAGCGGTGGCTGGTGATCGAGCGGAAGGTGTATAACATCAGCGAGTTCACCCGCCGGCACCCCGGAGGCTCCCGAGTCATCAGCCATTACGCGGGGCAGGATGCTACG GATCCCTTTGTGGCATTCCACATCAACAAGGGCCTTGTGAGGAAGTACATGAGCTCTCTCCTGATTGGAGAACTGTCTCCGGAGCAGCCTAGCTTTGAGCCCACTAAGAAT AAAGAGCTGACCGATGAGTTCCGGGAGCTACGGACCACAGTGGAACAAATGGGGCTCATGAAGGCCAACCACGTCTTCTTCCTGCTGTACCTGCTGCACATCCTGCTGCTGGATGTTGCTGCCTGGCTCACCCTTCGGGTCTTTGGGACGTCCTTTGTGCCCTTCGTCCTTTGTGCGGTGCTGCTCAGCACAGTTCAG gcccaggctggctggctgcagCATGATTTTGGGCACCTATCTGTATTCAGCACCTCTACGTGGAACCACCTGCTACATCATTTTGTGATTGGCCACCTGAAG GGGGCCCCGGCCAGTTGGTGGAACCACATGCACTTCCAGCACCATGCCAAGCCCAACTGTTTCCGCAAAGACCCAGACATCAACATGCACCCCTTCTTCTTTGCCTTGGGGAAGATCCTCTCTGTGGAG CttgggaaacagaagaaaaagtacaTGCCATACAACCACCAGCACAAATACTTCTTCTTGA TTGGGCCCCCAGCCTTGCTGCCTCTCTACTTCCAGTGGTATATTTTCTATTTCGTTATCCAGCGCAAGAAGTGGGTG GACCTGGCCTGGATGCTCACCTTCTACATCCGCGTCTTCCTCACTTACGGGCCGTTGTTGGGAGTGAGAGGCTTGCTGGGCCTTTTCTTCATGGtcag ATTTCTGGAAAGCAACTGGTTTGTGTGGGTGACCCAGATGAACCATATCCCTATGCACATTGATCACGACCGGAACAGGGACTGGGTCTCCACCCAG cTCCAGGCCACATGCAACGTCCACAAGTCTGCCTTCAATGACTGGTTCAGTGGGCATCTCAACTTCCAGATCGAGCACCA TCTTTTTCCCACGATGCCTCGACACAATTACCACAAGGTGGCTCCCCTGGTGCAGTCCCTGTGTGCCAAGCATGGCATTGAGTACCAGTCCAAGTCCCTGCTCTCAGCCTTTGCCGACATCGTTCA CTCGCTGAAGGAGTCCGGGCAACTCTGGCTAGACGCTTATCTTCACCAATAA
- the FADS1 gene encoding acyl-CoA (8-3)-desaturase isoform X2, with product MSSLLIGELSPEQPSFEPTKNKELTDEFRELRTTVEQMGLMKANHVFFLLYLLHILLLDVAAWLTLRVFGTSFVPFVLCAVLLSTVQAQAGWLQHDFGHLSVFSTSTWNHLLHHFVIGHLKGAPASWWNHMHFQHHAKPNCFRKDPDINMHPFFFALGKILSVELGKQKKKYMPYNHQHKYFFLIGPPALLPLYFQWYIFYFVIQRKKWVDLAWMLTFYIRVFLTYGPLLGVRGLLGLFFMVRFLESNWFVWVTQMNHIPMHIDHDRNRDWVSTQLQATCNVHKSAFNDWFSGHLNFQIEHHLFPTMPRHNYHKVAPLVQSLCAKHGIEYQSKSLLSAFADIVHSLKESGQLWLDAYLHQ from the exons ATGAGCTCTCTCCTGATTGGAGAACTGTCTCCGGAGCAGCCTAGCTTTGAGCCCACTAAGAAT AAAGAGCTGACCGATGAGTTCCGGGAGCTACGGACCACAGTGGAACAAATGGGGCTCATGAAGGCCAACCACGTCTTCTTCCTGCTGTACCTGCTGCACATCCTGCTGCTGGATGTTGCTGCCTGGCTCACCCTTCGGGTCTTTGGGACGTCCTTTGTGCCCTTCGTCCTTTGTGCGGTGCTGCTCAGCACAGTTCAG gcccaggctggctggctgcagCATGATTTTGGGCACCTATCTGTATTCAGCACCTCTACGTGGAACCACCTGCTACATCATTTTGTGATTGGCCACCTGAAG GGGGCCCCGGCCAGTTGGTGGAACCACATGCACTTCCAGCACCATGCCAAGCCCAACTGTTTCCGCAAAGACCCAGACATCAACATGCACCCCTTCTTCTTTGCCTTGGGGAAGATCCTCTCTGTGGAG CttgggaaacagaagaaaaagtacaTGCCATACAACCACCAGCACAAATACTTCTTCTTGA TTGGGCCCCCAGCCTTGCTGCCTCTCTACTTCCAGTGGTATATTTTCTATTTCGTTATCCAGCGCAAGAAGTGGGTG GACCTGGCCTGGATGCTCACCTTCTACATCCGCGTCTTCCTCACTTACGGGCCGTTGTTGGGAGTGAGAGGCTTGCTGGGCCTTTTCTTCATGGtcag ATTTCTGGAAAGCAACTGGTTTGTGTGGGTGACCCAGATGAACCATATCCCTATGCACATTGATCACGACCGGAACAGGGACTGGGTCTCCACCCAG cTCCAGGCCACATGCAACGTCCACAAGTCTGCCTTCAATGACTGGTTCAGTGGGCATCTCAACTTCCAGATCGAGCACCA TCTTTTTCCCACGATGCCTCGACACAATTACCACAAGGTGGCTCCCCTGGTGCAGTCCCTGTGTGCCAAGCATGGCATTGAGTACCAGTCCAAGTCCCTGCTCTCAGCCTTTGCCGACATCGTTCA CTCGCTGAAGGAGTCCGGGCAACTCTGGCTAGACGCTTATCTTCACCAATAA